A genomic window from Streptomyces sp. NBC_00234 includes:
- a CDS encoding GAF domain-containing sensor histidine kinase, with protein MSHRPPSGLAAVSAALLAMSRHLEMRDVLKTIVASARELLDAEYAALGVPDDHGGFAQFVVDGVSDEQWKAIGPLPRQHGILAAMLHEAKPERLADVRKDPRFEGWPDAHPDMSDFLGLPIQDGDEIIGALFLANKRCPKPAGTCGFTAEDEELLSILAQHAAIALTNARLYERSRELTIAEERSRLAHELHDAVSQKLFSLRLTAQAAAALVDRDPARAKDELQQVAALAAEAVDELRAAVVELRPAALDEDGLVATLRTQIQVMDRAHTARVTFESAGVRALPATQEEALLRVSQEALHNALRHSGAEHVAVTLVRSGPAAVLRITDDGCGFDATAVRHAGRHLGLVSMRHRAGSVGGKLTVESAPGKGTTIEMEVPCG; from the coding sequence ATGAGTCATCGCCCACCGTCGGGCCTCGCCGCGGTGAGTGCCGCGCTGCTCGCCATGAGCCGGCATCTCGAAATGCGTGACGTCCTCAAGACGATCGTCGCCTCGGCCCGTGAACTGCTCGACGCCGAATACGCGGCCCTGGGCGTCCCCGACGACCACGGCGGCTTCGCCCAGTTCGTCGTCGACGGGGTCAGCGACGAGCAGTGGAAGGCCATCGGCCCGCTGCCCAGGCAGCACGGCATCCTCGCGGCGATGCTCCACGAGGCGAAGCCCGAGCGGCTCGCGGACGTCCGCAAGGACCCCCGCTTCGAAGGGTGGCCCGACGCCCACCCCGACATGTCCGACTTCCTGGGCCTGCCCATCCAGGACGGCGACGAGATCATCGGCGCGCTCTTCCTGGCCAACAAGCGCTGCCCCAAACCGGCCGGCACCTGCGGCTTCACAGCGGAGGACGAGGAACTCCTGTCGATCCTCGCCCAGCACGCGGCGATCGCCCTGACCAATGCGCGGCTCTACGAACGGAGCCGTGAGCTCACGATCGCGGAGGAACGCTCACGGCTGGCCCACGAGCTCCACGACGCCGTCAGCCAGAAGCTCTTCTCCCTCCGGCTGACCGCCCAGGCCGCCGCCGCACTCGTCGACCGGGACCCCGCCCGCGCCAAGGACGAGCTCCAGCAGGTCGCCGCTCTCGCCGCGGAAGCCGTCGACGAACTGCGCGCGGCCGTCGTCGAACTGCGCCCCGCCGCGCTCGACGAGGACGGCCTGGTCGCCACGCTCCGGACGCAGATCCAGGTCATGGACCGCGCCCACACCGCCCGGGTCACCTTCGAGAGCGCGGGGGTACGGGCCCTGCCCGCCACCCAGGAGGAAGCGCTGCTCCGGGTCTCCCAGGAAGCCCTTCACAACGCCCTGCGCCACTCCGGCGCCGAACACGTCGCCGTCACCCTCGTCCGCAGCGGCCCGGCGGCCGTCCTGCGGATCACCGACGACGGCTGCGGCTTCGACGCCACGGCGGTCCGGCACGCCGGCCGCCACCTCGGCCTGGTGTCCATGCGCCACCGGGCCGGCAGTGTCGGCGGGAAACTCACCGTCGAATCGGCGCCCGGCAAGGGCACCACGATCGAGATGGAGGTGCCCTGTGGCTGA
- a CDS encoding transglycosylase SLT domain-containing protein translates to MFASSTSGRSRRLTKIQKFSVAGVSTLGAAALAFSLVPSDAEAESSTQALSAAPVVFASAAGAPQAKTVQASIIEQHSTAESLVKAADAARAKAAAAKAKTAAAAKAKADAVADAKAAKAKADAKKRSAEAASRSAARKPVYANNLDGWIKEALSIMKEKGIPGTYHGLHKNIMRESSGNPRAINNWDINAINGVPSKGLLQVIKPTFDYYHVAGTPKDQYDPVANITAAANYAADKYGSIDNVNSAY, encoded by the coding sequence ATGTTCGCGTCCAGCACTTCCGGCCGTAGCCGTCGCCTGACCAAGATCCAGAAGTTCTCCGTCGCCGGAGTCTCCACCCTTGGTGCCGCTGCCCTCGCGTTCTCCCTCGTCCCGTCGGACGCGGAGGCCGAGAGCAGCACGCAGGCCCTGTCCGCCGCTCCCGTCGTCTTCGCTTCCGCCGCCGGTGCCCCGCAGGCCAAGACCGTGCAGGCCAGCATTATCGAGCAGCACTCCACCGCCGAGAGCCTGGTGAAGGCCGCCGACGCCGCCCGCGCCAAGGCCGCAGCGGCCAAGGCCAAGACGGCCGCCGCCGCGAAGGCCAAGGCCGACGCCGTGGCCGACGCCAAGGCCGCGAAGGCCAAGGCCGACGCCAAGAAGCGTTCCGCCGAGGCCGCCAGCCGCAGCGCCGCCCGTAAGCCCGTCTACGCCAACAACCTGGACGGCTGGATCAAGGAAGCCCTCTCGATCATGAAGGAGAAGGGCATCCCCGGCACGTACCACGGTCTGCACAAGAACATCATGCGTGAGTCCAGCGGCAACCCGCGTGCCATCAACAACTGGGACATCAACGCGATCAACGGTGTTCCGTCCAAGGGCCTGCTGCAGGTCATCAAGCCGACGTTCGACTACTACCACGTCGCCGGCACGCCCAAGGACCAGTACGACCCGGTCGCCAACATCACGGCCGCGGCCAACTACGCCGCGGACAAGTACGGCTCGATCGACAACGTCAACAGCGCCTACTGA
- a CDS encoding S-adenosylmethionine:tRNA ribosyltransferase-isomerase, protein MTALEALRVPEELSARVPAEQRGTGRDDVRLLVSRGRAVSHHAFRELPGQLRAGDVLVVNTSTTLPAAVNGRVGGERVVVHFSTRGEDGRWSVELRRPDGAGATLPRHGGPQGAHVQLPGGHGLVLEEPLGPPAEARLWWARTPFDVPEVLRRYGRPIRYGYTERDQPLSAYQTVFAVPSRDGRGSAEMPSAARPFTGPLVASLVSRGVQFAPLALHTGVASAEAHEPPYPEWFSVPGATAWLVNAARAGGGRVIAVGTTAVRALESSAGTDGVVRAAEGWTDLVVTPQRGVRAVDGLLTGLHEPAASHVLMLEAIAGREALRRGYAEALHQAYLWHEFGDVHLLLPEEEPHALRC, encoded by the coding sequence ATGACCGCTCTGGAGGCCCTGCGGGTGCCCGAGGAGCTGTCGGCGCGGGTTCCGGCCGAGCAGCGGGGTACGGGGCGCGACGACGTACGGCTGCTGGTGTCCCGGGGGCGGGCGGTCTCGCACCACGCGTTCCGTGAGCTCCCCGGGCAGCTGCGGGCCGGAGACGTGCTGGTGGTCAACACGTCGACGACGCTGCCGGCGGCGGTGAACGGGCGGGTGGGCGGTGAACGGGTCGTCGTCCACTTCTCGACCCGCGGCGAGGACGGGCGGTGGTCCGTGGAGCTGCGGCGGCCGGACGGCGCGGGGGCGACGCTGCCCCGGCACGGTGGGCCGCAGGGGGCGCACGTACAGCTGCCGGGCGGGCACGGGCTCGTACTGGAGGAGCCGCTGGGGCCGCCGGCGGAGGCCCGGCTGTGGTGGGCGCGGACGCCGTTCGACGTGCCGGAGGTGCTGCGGCGGTACGGGCGTCCGATCCGGTACGGGTACACGGAGCGGGACCAGCCGCTGTCCGCGTACCAGACGGTGTTCGCCGTGCCCTCGCGCGACGGGAGGGGTTCGGCGGAGATGCCGAGCGCCGCGCGGCCCTTCACCGGACCCCTGGTGGCCTCGCTGGTGAGCCGCGGGGTGCAGTTCGCCCCGCTGGCGCTCCATACGGGGGTGGCTTCGGCGGAGGCGCACGAGCCCCCGTACCCGGAGTGGTTCTCGGTGCCGGGCGCGACGGCGTGGCTGGTGAACGCGGCGCGGGCGGGCGGTGGGCGGGTCATCGCGGTGGGGACGACCGCGGTGCGTGCCCTGGAGTCGTCGGCGGGGACGGACGGGGTCGTGCGGGCGGCCGAGGGCTGGACCGACCTCGTGGTCACGCCTCAGCGGGGGGTGCGGGCGGTGGACGGCCTGCTGACCGGGCTGCACGAGCCCGCGGCCTCGCACGTGCTGATGCTGGAGGCGATCGCGGGCCGGGAGGCGCTGCGGCGCGGGTACGCCGAAGCGCTGCACCAGGCGTACCTCTGGCACGAGTTCGGGGACGTCCACCTCCTTCTGCCCGAGGAGGAGCCTCACGCTCTGCGTTGCTGA
- a CDS encoding ABC transporter ATP-binding protein/permease — MGRGVPELVLELNGRTWTLDPSRSYTLGRDPQGDLMVDDARVSWRHATISWGGRSWFIEDHGSTNGTYVQGQRIHQMEIGPGSAVHLGNATDGPRLSLSGAAADIYSGQAAGGQQAPVHPQQGAPAGPDPAAQHQQQAWQQGQQGHVQPQVPHQQGMQKSPGAGAPGGFPGAQPVYGDRSPTTFHQLDLGRVMRIGRALENELVVSDLQVSRHHAEFHATPDGRFEIRDLGSHNGTYVNGQPLSKSGSALIGPNDIVGVGHSTFRLVGDRLEEFVDTGEVSFAARHLTVTVDGGKQILQDVSFGVPEKSLIGVIGPSGSGKSTLLKALTGYRPANQGDVLYDNRNLYKQFAELRQRIGLVPQDDILHKELTVTRALKYAAKLRFPADTTEAERQARILEVLAELKLDIHKDKKVTSLSGGQRKRVSVALELLTKPSLIFLDEPTSGLDPGMDRDVMQLLRGLADDGRTVLVVTHSVAELAICDKLLVMAPGGSVAYFGPPEEALNFFGYTTWADVFSAFENYRDYDWAGRWRGSQHYQMYAADIDAVAAQSVHMPPPQQMRPPKPQGWATQLWTLIRRYTSVIASDKGFMGLMVILPAVLGIVSVVIPADFGLAPPTPPSRFNGDAGTIMLILAVGMCFSGAANSVRELIKERVIYERERATGLSRSAYLMSKVIVLGVITAIQGVIICGIGFATRDLPAEGLIMPPAVELCVTIIALGFTSMMFGLVISSLVKTSEKTMPLLVMFAIVQVVFTGILFQVYGSPGLEQFAWLMPSRWAIAAAGSTLDLAHLMPPWDQKNPTDLDPLWESTAGQWGMNISVLLFIGIVCGFAVARLLRRHEPEVMRK, encoded by the coding sequence GTGGGGCGCGGAGTGCCGGAACTCGTACTGGAATTGAATGGCAGGACCTGGACGCTCGATCCGTCCAGGTCGTACACCCTCGGACGTGATCCGCAGGGCGATCTCATGGTCGACGACGCCAGGGTGTCGTGGCGGCATGCCACGATCAGCTGGGGTGGCCGCAGTTGGTTCATCGAGGACCACGGCAGCACCAACGGCACCTACGTGCAGGGCCAACGGATCCACCAGATGGAGATCGGGCCCGGCTCGGCGGTGCACCTGGGCAACGCCACCGACGGCCCCAGGCTCAGCCTCAGCGGAGCCGCCGCCGACATCTACAGCGGCCAGGCCGCGGGTGGCCAGCAGGCTCCCGTCCACCCTCAGCAGGGTGCACCGGCCGGGCCCGACCCGGCTGCCCAGCACCAGCAGCAGGCATGGCAGCAGGGCCAGCAGGGACACGTCCAGCCCCAGGTCCCGCACCAGCAGGGCATGCAGAAGTCGCCCGGAGCCGGCGCACCCGGCGGTTTCCCGGGGGCCCAGCCGGTCTACGGCGACCGCAGCCCGACGACGTTCCACCAGCTGGACCTCGGCCGGGTGATGCGCATCGGCCGTGCGCTGGAGAACGAGCTGGTCGTCTCCGACCTCCAGGTCTCCCGCCACCACGCCGAGTTCCACGCGACGCCCGACGGGCGCTTCGAGATCCGCGACCTCGGATCGCACAACGGCACGTACGTCAACGGCCAGCCGCTCAGCAAGTCCGGGTCCGCGCTCATCGGCCCGAACGACATCGTCGGTGTCGGCCACTCGACCTTCCGGCTGGTCGGCGACCGGCTCGAGGAGTTCGTCGACACCGGTGAGGTCTCCTTCGCCGCCCGTCACCTCACGGTCACGGTCGACGGTGGCAAGCAGATCCTCCAGGACGTCTCGTTCGGCGTTCCGGAGAAGTCGCTGATCGGCGTCATCGGCCCGTCCGGCTCCGGAAAGTCCACCCTGCTCAAGGCGCTCACCGGCTACCGGCCCGCCAACCAGGGCGACGTCCTCTACGACAACCGGAACCTGTACAAGCAGTTCGCCGAGCTGCGTCAGCGCATCGGTCTGGTCCCGCAGGACGACATCCTGCACAAGGAACTCACCGTCACCCGGGCCCTGAAGTACGCGGCCAAGCTCCGCTTCCCCGCGGACACCACCGAGGCCGAGCGTCAGGCCCGCATCCTCGAGGTCCTCGCCGAGCTCAAGCTCGACATCCACAAGGACAAGAAGGTCACCTCGCTCTCCGGTGGCCAGCGCAAGCGCGTCTCCGTGGCCCTGGAGCTGCTCACCAAGCCCTCGCTGATCTTCCTGGACGAGCCCACCTCGGGTCTCGACCCGGGCATGGACCGCGATGTCATGCAGCTGCTGCGCGGCCTCGCCGACGACGGCCGTACGGTCCTCGTCGTCACCCACTCCGTGGCCGAGCTGGCCATCTGCGACAAGCTCCTGGTGATGGCGCCGGGCGGCTCGGTCGCCTACTTCGGTCCGCCGGAGGAAGCCCTCAACTTCTTCGGCTACACCACCTGGGCCGACGTCTTCTCCGCGTTCGAGAACTACCGCGACTACGACTGGGCGGGACGCTGGCGCGGCTCGCAGCACTACCAGATGTACGCAGCGGACATCGACGCGGTCGCCGCACAGTCCGTACACATGCCGCCGCCGCAGCAGATGCGCCCGCCGAAGCCGCAGGGCTGGGCGACGCAGCTGTGGACGCTGATCCGCCGCTACACCTCGGTGATCGCGTCCGACAAGGGCTTCATGGGGCTGATGGTCATCCTGCCGGCGGTGCTCGGCATCGTCAGCGTGGTGATCCCGGCCGACTTCGGGCTGGCACCGCCCACCCCGCCGTCCCGGTTCAACGGCGACGCCGGAACGATCATGCTGATTCTCGCGGTCGGCATGTGCTTCTCCGGCGCGGCCAACTCCGTACGAGAACTGATCAAGGAACGCGTCATCTACGAGCGCGAGCGGGCCACCGGCCTCTCCCGCTCCGCCTACCTGATGTCCAAGGTGATCGTCCTCGGAGTGATCACGGCCATCCAGGGCGTCATCATCTGCGGCATCGGGTTCGCCACCCGCGACCTGCCGGCCGAGGGCCTGATCATGCCGCCGGCCGTCGAGCTCTGCGTCACGATCATCGCCCTGGGCTTCACCTCGATGATGTTCGGCCTGGTCATCTCCTCGCTGGTGAAGACCTCCGAGAAGACGATGCCGCTGCTCGTCATGTTCGCGATCGTCCAGGTCGTCTTCACGGGCATCCTCTTCCAGGTGTACGGATCGCCCGGCCTGGAGCAGTTCGCCTGGCTCATGCCCTCGCGCTGGGCCATCGCCGCCGCGGGCTCGACGCTCGACCTGGCCCACCTCATGCCGCCGTGGGACCAGAAGAACCCCACGGACCTGGACCCGCTGTGGGAGAGCACGGCCGGCCAGTGGGGGATGAACATCTCGGTGCTGCTGTTCATCGGCATCGTCTGCGGCTTCGCGGTCGCGCGCCTGCTGCGCCGCCACGAGCCGGAGGTCATGCGCAAGTAG
- a CDS encoding streptophobe family protein: MTADTRAGGRRGAAGRGVPWADVALSSVASVSWALAAMAGAAALGLHLLGAGSVGEPGPMTAAVVVLGAGGTVSPSGDVSAFGLDGAAAHTALDVTPLGVGLVGALALSLFFLRSLRGTGADLSWGELGARTGAVAALFVAMVGGLAWAGHDVVTIDGGRLPGGGDNGAGGLPDGLGDLGGLLPDRLADLSRAEARVGFAVDTGASLAGGACWVLGVLVIALLASRAPLPGRAGRLHRMMRPAVSALVSVLLVAVLAGCAAAAYAAVGDAHPKRIAGAALLGAPNGAWLGVPLGLFVPWDGTATGALSGLLPDPFDELLRGSAEQPVTVGALAELDGRVWLLAVAAGVMMLYAGVLAAARTPRAPGGSATGFAVRCGLRLGGVTALALPLLVWLTQVSADASLSVLGFDAFGGGIELHGRAGVAAALGAAWGAGAGAAGALLAWSVGALPPPLPGGGHPGGEGAGPYRPSRPYRAANPDTNPYLRLPDGVHGAPTVVGRIGPPVPPPPGPGPGAPPEEPPGHG, translated from the coding sequence ATGACTGCGGACACGAGGGCGGGCGGGCGCCGGGGGGCTGCGGGCAGGGGTGTCCCGTGGGCGGACGTGGCACTCTCCTCGGTCGCCTCGGTGAGTTGGGCCCTGGCCGCGATGGCGGGCGCGGCGGCTCTGGGGCTGCATCTGCTCGGCGCCGGCTCGGTCGGCGAACCGGGGCCGATGACCGCGGCCGTGGTGGTGCTGGGGGCCGGCGGCACGGTCTCTCCCTCCGGTGACGTGTCGGCCTTCGGGCTCGACGGCGCCGCGGCGCACACGGCCCTCGACGTGACCCCGCTGGGGGTGGGTCTGGTGGGCGCGCTCGCCCTCTCCCTGTTCTTCCTGCGCTCGCTGCGCGGCACGGGCGCGGACCTCTCCTGGGGCGAACTCGGCGCGCGTACGGGGGCGGTGGCGGCCCTGTTCGTCGCCATGGTGGGCGGGCTCGCCTGGGCAGGTCACGATGTCGTGACGATCGACGGCGGCCGGCTGCCGGGAGGCGGTGACAACGGTGCCGGCGGCCTGCCCGATGGGCTGGGGGATCTGGGCGGACTGCTGCCGGACCGGCTCGCCGACCTCTCGCGGGCCGAGGCGCGGGTCGGGTTCGCCGTCGACACCGGGGCCTCGCTGGCGGGCGGGGCCTGCTGGGTGCTGGGGGTGCTGGTGATCGCCCTGCTCGCCTCCCGTGCACCGCTGCCGGGCCGCGCCGGGCGGCTCCACCGGATGATGCGGCCCGCCGTCTCGGCGCTCGTCTCGGTGCTGCTCGTCGCGGTCCTGGCCGGGTGCGCGGCCGCCGCGTACGCCGCGGTCGGTGACGCCCATCCGAAGCGGATCGCGGGCGCCGCGCTGCTCGGGGCGCCGAACGGGGCGTGGCTCGGGGTACCGCTCGGGCTGTTCGTGCCCTGGGACGGCACGGCCACGGGTGCGCTGTCCGGACTGCTCCCCGACCCCTTCGACGAGCTCCTGCGGGGCTCCGCCGAACAGCCGGTGACGGTCGGGGCACTTGCCGAACTCGATGGCCGGGTCTGGCTGTTGGCGGTCGCCGCCGGGGTGATGATGCTGTACGCGGGGGTGCTGGCGGCGGCCCGTACGCCGCGTGCGCCCGGGGGGTCCGCCACCGGGTTCGCCGTGCGGTGCGGGCTGCGGCTCGGGGGCGTGACCGCGCTCGCGCTGCCGCTGCTGGTGTGGCTGACCCAGGTGTCCGCGGACGCCTCGCTGTCGGTGCTGGGCTTCGACGCCTTCGGGGGCGGGATCGAACTGCACGGGCGGGCGGGCGTGGCGGCGGCACTGGGGGCGGCGTGGGGGGCCGGTGCGGGTGCGGCGGGTGCGCTGCTCGCGTGGTCGGTCGGGGCATTGCCTCCGCCGCTGCCGGGAGGCGGACATCCGGGCGGGGAGGGTGCCGGGCCGTATCGCCCTTCGCGGCCGTACCGGGCGGCCAACCCCGACACGAATCCGTATCTGCGGCTGCCGGACGGGGTGCACGGGGCGCCGACGGTGGTGGGGCGGATCGGTCCGCCGGTGCCTCCGCCGCCGGGGCCCGGGCCCGGCGCGCCGCCGGAGGAGCCGCCCGGACACGGGTGA
- a CDS encoding SDR family NAD(P)-dependent oxidoreductase, producing MPIALITGASRGLGRALGAALAERGWDLVLDARTSGALEETARDLGSRYGRRVVAVPGDVTDAAHRRALVAAAGELGGLDLVVSNASALGAEPLVRLEALALDGLRLALETNVVAALGLVQESLPLLRASAAGAVVTVSSDAAAEPYATWGGYGASKAALDQLAAVLGEEEPGLRVWAVDPGDMRTELYAAAVPGDDGPRPLPESVAPAFLRLLERRPASGRYAAVSLLDPSGAGR from the coding sequence ATGCCGATCGCGTTGATCACAGGAGCTTCCAGGGGGCTGGGGCGTGCGCTGGGAGCGGCGCTCGCGGAGCGGGGCTGGGATCTGGTGCTGGACGCCAGGACGTCCGGCGCACTGGAGGAGACGGCCCGGGACCTGGGCAGCCGGTACGGGCGCCGGGTGGTGGCGGTACCCGGTGATGTCACGGACGCGGCGCACCGCAGGGCTCTGGTGGCCGCTGCCGGGGAGCTGGGCGGGCTGGATCTGGTGGTGAGCAATGCCAGTGCGCTGGGCGCCGAGCCGCTCGTACGCCTGGAAGCGCTCGCGCTGGACGGGCTGCGGCTGGCGCTGGAGACCAATGTGGTGGCGGCGCTGGGTCTGGTGCAGGAGTCGCTGCCGCTGCTGCGTGCCTCGGCTGCGGGGGCCGTGGTGACGGTGAGCTCGGACGCGGCGGCGGAGCCGTACGCGACCTGGGGCGGTTACGGGGCGTCGAAGGCGGCGCTCGACCAGCTGGCGGCGGTGCTGGGCGAGGAGGAGCCGGGGCTGCGGGTGTGGGCGGTGGACCCCGGGGACATGCGGACGGAGCTGTACGCGGCGGCCGTGCCCGGGGACGACGGCCCGAGGCCGCTTCCGGAGAGTGTGGCTCCGGCGTTCCTCCGGCTGCTGGAGCGGCGGCCCGCGAGCGGCCGGTACGCGGCGGTCTCGCTGCTGGACCCTTCCGGCGCCGGGCGATGA
- the serB gene encoding phosphoserine phosphatase SerB produces MSASQPPQSPPSPELPESRQGIDEPTLLVKIFGKDRPGITAGLFDTLAAYAVDVVDIEQVVTRGRIVLCALVTSPTSGGTTEGDLRATVHSWADSLKLQAEIISGTGDNRPRGYGRSHVTVLGHPLTAESTAAIAARITSTGGNIDRIFRLAKYPVTAVEFAVSGTGTEALRTALATEAAEIGVDVAVVSAGLSRRAQRLVVMDVDSTLIQDEVIELFAAHAGCEDEVAAVTEQAMRGELDFEQSLHARVALLAGLDVSVVDKVRAEVRLTPGARTLIRTLKRLGYQVGVVSGGFTQVTDDLKERLGLDFASANTLEVVDGKLTGRVVGDVVDRAGKARLLRSFAEQAGVPLAQTVAIGDGANDLDMLNTAGLGVAFNAKPVVREAAHTAVNVPFLDTVLYLLGITREEVEAADGLVD; encoded by the coding sequence ATGAGCGCATCTCAGCCACCTCAGTCTCCCCCGTCTCCTGAGCTCCCTGAGTCCCGTCAGGGCATCGACGAACCCACCCTTCTCGTGAAGATCTTCGGGAAGGACCGCCCCGGTATCACCGCCGGGCTCTTCGACACACTCGCCGCGTACGCCGTCGATGTCGTGGACATCGAGCAGGTCGTCACCCGGGGCCGTATCGTCCTGTGCGCCCTGGTCACCTCCCCGACCTCGGGCGGCACCACCGAGGGCGACCTGCGGGCGACCGTGCACAGCTGGGCCGATTCGCTGAAGCTGCAGGCCGAGATCATCTCGGGCACGGGCGACAACCGGCCCCGTGGCTACGGCCGTTCCCATGTGACCGTGCTGGGGCACCCGCTCACCGCGGAGTCGACCGCCGCCATAGCGGCCAGGATCACGTCGACCGGCGGCAATATCGACCGTATTTTCCGGCTGGCGAAGTACCCGGTGACCGCCGTCGAGTTCGCGGTGTCCGGCACGGGCACCGAGGCGCTGCGGACCGCGCTGGCGACGGAGGCCGCGGAGATCGGTGTCGACGTCGCCGTCGTGTCGGCAGGGCTCAGCCGCCGGGCGCAGCGGCTCGTCGTCATGGACGTCGACTCGACCCTCATCCAGGACGAGGTCATCGAGCTCTTCGCGGCCCACGCGGGCTGTGAGGACGAGGTCGCCGCCGTGACCGAGCAGGCGATGCGGGGCGAGCTCGACTTCGAGCAGTCGCTGCACGCGCGGGTCGCGCTGCTCGCAGGGCTCGATGTGTCGGTCGTGGACAAGGTGCGGGCCGAGGTGCGGCTGACGCCCGGTGCCCGCACCCTGATCCGTACGCTGAAGCGCCTCGGCTACCAAGTGGGGGTCGTCTCCGGCGGATTCACGCAGGTCACGGACGACCTGAAGGAACGGCTCGGCCTCGACTTCGCCTCCGCCAACACGCTGGAGGTCGTCGACGGGAAGCTCACCGGCCGGGTCGTGGGCGATGTGGTGGACCGGGCCGGCAAGGCGCGGCTACTGCGGAGCTTCGCCGAGCAGGCCGGGGTGCCGCTCGCCCAGACCGTGGCGATCGGTGACGGTGCCAATGACCTGGACATGCTGAACACGGCGGGGCTCGGCGTGGCGTTCAACGCCAAGCCGGTCGTCCGCGAGGCCGCGCACACGGCGGTGAACGTCCCGTTCCTGGACACCGTGCTGTATCTGCTCGGCATCACCCGTGAAGAGGTCGAGGCCGCCGACGGCCTGGTCGACTGA
- a CDS encoding SixA phosphatase family protein, translating into MSVDTPRRIVLLRHAKAEWSQESDHERPLAERGRKDAPVAGRKLADSGIDFDLTLCSTAVRTRETWKLAVHEFPHRPKTVYEERLYDASLGELIAVFNETPDEVRDLLVIGHNPGMHAAVDGLSGSATGDALARVARDGFPTAAYGVVEFSGSWKSLELGAGKLVEYWTPND; encoded by the coding sequence ATGAGCGTCGATACACCTCGCAGGATCGTCCTTCTCAGGCATGCAAAAGCGGAATGGTCGCAGGAATCCGACCATGAGCGGCCCTTGGCGGAACGCGGCCGCAAGGATGCGCCCGTCGCGGGTCGCAAGCTCGCCGATTCCGGCATCGACTTCGATCTGACCCTGTGCTCGACCGCCGTCAGGACACGCGAGACCTGGAAGCTCGCGGTCCACGAGTTCCCGCACCGCCCCAAGACCGTGTACGAGGAGAGGCTGTACGACGCCTCACTCGGCGAACTGATTGCCGTGTTCAACGAAACCCCGGACGAGGTCCGTGACCTCCTGGTCATCGGCCACAACCCCGGCATGCACGCGGCCGTGGACGGCCTCTCGGGCTCGGCGACCGGAGACGCCCTGGCCAGGGTGGCCCGGGACGGCTTCCCGACCGCCGCCTACGGCGTGGTCGAGTTCTCCGGCTCCTGGAAGTCGCTGGAGCTCGGTGCGGGCAAGCTCGTCGAATACTGGACGCCGAACGACTGA